CTTAAACATGTGCAATCACTTTGTCCTTGGTTCATTAACAATCATATTTGCTCCATAGACCGTGAACTTCAGTTTGAAATGGTTGAAAATAGCTCAATTCTGTATGCGAGTgcaagagagtgtgagagagtgtgagagagtgtgagagagtgtgagagagtgtgagagagtgtgagagagtgtgagagagtgtgcgagagtgcgagagagtgtgcgagagagtgcgagagagtgcgagagagtgcgagagtgtgagagagtgtgtgtgtgagtgagagtgagagtgtgagtgtgagtgagcgagtgtgtgtgtgagtgagagtgtgtgagtgagagtgtgtgtgtgtgtgagagtgtgagtgagagtgtgtgtgtgtgtgtgagtctggcaGGTTTCCGTAAAACTCCTCCTCGTCTCTCGAGAACAGAAAGACACGAAAACGAGCCTGGAACTGCGAAGTCTGGCGACCCCCATCGATGACAGCCGTGATATCTGGATACAAGATGCACAAACGCTTGACTGCAAAGAAGTGTACAGCACAAGGGGGGGGGCTAAGGTCTCAGGCCGACGGAGCGGGGAAGAAAGTGGGTTTCTATCATACAAAGTTCAGAAGTTTCCGCTCACCAGTCCCGCGTAGAACGGAGCGGATTTATAATACTTTTCCGTTTGCAATGAATGACTGCCGTTTACTTTGCCGTCCCGGAGAAACTCACATCCTGCCGGTTTTCTGCCTCCCTCTTTATGCAGCTGAAGCACCGTTTGCTCTGGGGAAATCGATCGGCGTGTGGGAACTGTTCCCGGCACGGTCTGAGCCACGCCCTGAGCTAGGGCGCAAGCGTGCTGAAAGGACGTGGTGCGTCCGACAACTTGTACTGTGGCTCACCATAGTGAGAGTGCCACCAGGCGTTGACATTCGTGGCATCTATTCTAAGACCTACATCTAGCGTCTTTGTAACTCCTGTGGTGCCAGACGGGCCGGCGGTGCACGGTGTTCACCGCCCACTCTGTCCTGCATGGAGGGTTACATATtttgcgcatgcgtctgtaagcaGCAGTATATTGAGCAGCGCACAGTCAGTGTTTAAGATGACGGACTTTGCCTTCTgaccattctttttttttattagggtttttaaaaaaaaaaagattacttgCACCAGGGAGTCCTTATCTGGAGTCCCCTGAACCCCCAGAATCCTTTATGGTCTTATAAAACTACAACCGTGGCCGCTTGGGTCACCGAGAGAAAGCCACCACTTCATTTCTTGATGAAGTAGCGGTTTTCTGGAAGCGAGCCGCCGCGACTCCTTGATCATTGAGTGTCCACTGAGCGCGTATTCGTGCCTGGCGGCCAAAACCATTGATCGTTTCCGAATCGTGGGGGCTCTCTGTTTCGGAAAAGGACTGCTGCTTGATTTTGTTCTCTCTCCTGGGATGTTGTTTTGAGGAAGTCGTACTTATCCTTGTTCCCAtcgaagggatggggagaggaggaggttcaGTTCAATGTTAGAGCTGCTACCCTGAATAGCAGAGgatgtgggttctgatcctgttggatCTGACACCAGTACCCCCCGTCAAATATTTTTGGAGGTGTGACTCATGCTAATGGATATGCAAAGCATATTCAAATATCTCccaaggtacctcaggtgtgttcctttttcagcacatgcatctctccctaatttatttggaggtagGTTTGAGGGGGCATATATACAACTGGAACTCCTCCATCACCCCCACATTTCATTCCGTGCCAAACTGGGTATGACAACTTCGGCCCCTTACAGTGCAAAGTATCATACTCTGTAGAAAAACACGTGTTTCAGGCCAACTAGGGAGAGAATTATTTCGACAGAcgtaatgttattattttttcaaaACTTTGGCCCAGGCTTCCCCCTACCATTGCATTGTTGCTTGGGACAGATGAACTTGGTTTTTTGGCATTGCTGTGGGGCTTTGGTAACCTTTGCTTATGGACCATTAGGTGCTGTATTCTACCTGTGTCAGGTGTTGATAATTAGAGAGACGATTTGGGTTGATTTTGCCTGGTATTGAATATACCGTTCAGGGGTCACACACATTTCCCTATTCgcagggaggttttttttatctCAGGATTTAAGGGTAGTACCCCTGGTCTCTGGGAACAAGCCTGAAGAAggggctcaccccccccccaaaaaaaaatgttgCCCCCTTATTTCCCTGTACCCCTCTTTCCCCTGcttttccctcccttccctcgtGTTGCATTCCTTTTTAGTTACTTTTCTACAAACGTTGTTCACACTGGATGCTGGGGTAAATAATACACATTTCACTATTTTCCAATTTCAGTGTGCATATGTCTACACATGTATTTCACGATATTAAATTTTATTTGGCCTATGCTTACATTTTCGTTGTATcctttttgagtgctgggaacctccCTATTTTTCCCGCCTCAGCACCCAGCATTTAGTCTGTGTGTGACCCAAATTaaagcccccccccgcccccccagcagAATGCTTCTTTAAAACCTAAAGACTGCAGCCTTTATCACTTCCATCTGTACACATGGTGCTCACATTTAAAAATGCCTCCTGCCTGTATCTaacctactgtacatgtgtatctGATAACCAGGCTGCTGTCATCCACTATTCTGTCCTGAGCATTGTGCTCGAGGCAAAACTCAAAGCAACTGTTAGGGGTACGGGGAGGGTAATATCGCGGCAAAACACAGGAACCCGACGTGGCTGCCCCAGATCATCACGTACAATCTCAAACTAATATCATAACAAAACTATATCTCATGTGTTTAAAACCTCTCTGCTGCCAGCAGGGCGGCGATGGCTGTAGGAGAGCGAAACCGGCAGTGCCACATGAGTGGCCACTTGTTTTATAAGGGACATGGTTGGTGGCACCTCTCCAGTATACCAGAATGATGACCGACTGACGTCACTACCTATATAAGGGTCTATATTTCCGAAGACGTGTTGCTGCGTAAGACACCTGCAGGAAGAGATCTGATGGCACATTGGCTGTAAAGGGATATTTTGACTAAACCGTGCTGCACAGTGTTTTATAGTAACAGCCTGGTATCCGTCCTTAACCAAGAGTCACTAGAGAACCGTAAGAATTTGTGGCAAACTGGTGGAATAAAGTATAACGGAGGCTTCAGAGGGGAAGTTTGCTGCTTCAGTCGCCCCACCCTACCATCAGAATGTCCCCAAGTAGGCAATGCTGCTGGCATTACTCCAATCTCTGCCAGTGTCTGACTCCGTCATCATGGTAATCCAGCCTGACCGCATACCCCAGCTAATAACCAATGACAAGCGGCTCCGTTGTGCCAGGATATTAGTGTTGGTAAAAGGGCAGGGGAGATGGTCTGGGTTCCAAAAACATGGTAAGCTTGGCAAAGGTCTGGGGTCTTCCAAGCGTATTGCGCTCCCAGTATGGCTGTACATTGCAACACACAGGTCTATCAATTATTACCCCTTTCCCAACTTCATTTACCCAATATGCTTCAATGGGGTCTCATTCACTGAAACTAGCATAATGTCATAATTTGGTGCGGAACCCCCATAGCTCACTCTGGGATCCCTGCATCTTGGCAGCCATGAATATATTCGGGCAACAGAAGGGTCCTTCCACAGTCTTCCAAACATGAGCTGTTGGTTTAGATAATCTTCCAGAGCCTGGAGGCCTCCAATCTATACTCAGGATGCAAGTCGGGAGGTCTCCAAAATGGTATACTCCGACCATAGTCTGGAGGTCTCTAATCTTTTGTATTCAGATGCTAGTCTGAAGGTCTCCGTTGAGAAGGGTTCGCTGAGTCTCTGTGGTTTCGTTAAATCTGGACTTGTCTTGTTTGCTGTCACTCCGGTCTGCTTCATCCATGCCGCTGACCCTGGACAGGCACAAGACATTCTGAAAGCTCTTCTTGAAGTTGTCGGAGAGGAAGGCGTACAGGATGGGGTTGGCACAGCTGTTGGCGTAGCTCAGAACTACCACAAAGTCCCACATGGCTTTCAACCCGGGGGTTGGCACAATCAAGAGGGATACAGAGGAGACATTAAAGATGTAGAAGGGGAGCCAGCAGAAGATGAAAACGGCCACCACTATGGACACCATTCTGGTGACCTTCTTTTCTGACCGCTTTCTCTTAGAAGAGCAAACTCTTATCCCTGAGGATTTTACTTTGATTATGATGAAGAGATAACAGAGGCAGATGATGCTTAGTGGAACCAGAAAGCCCAGGATGAAGGCGTAGATTATAAAACCGGTGTACCATGCGCCAGAATTTCCAGGCCAGATAATGGTGCAGCTGCTTCTTCCATAGTGACTTTGCACACCAGCATAAGTCATAATGGGCATGATAACCAAGAGGGAAATGGTCCACACTGCAACATTGACCATTTTGGCCGTCCTGGGTCTCCTCCATTTGGCAGACCTGATAGGTTGAACAACAGCCAGGTACCTATCTATGCTCATGACAGTCAAACAGAATATGCTGGTAAATTGGTTGATTCCATCCACCGTCATGATAATGCGGCAGATGACCTTGCCAAACGGCCAGTGGACCAAAGCCACTTGCATGGCCAGAAAGGGCAGGCCGAGCATGAACAGCTCATCGGCAATGGCCAAGTTGAGTATGTAGATGTTGGTGATGGTCTTCATCTTGGCATAGCGGAGGATGACGTAGATAACCAGGGTATTCCCGCAGAGTCCGACTACACACACCACAAAGTAAATGAAGGTGAGGATGGCGTTGCTCGTCATGTCATAGTAGGCAGATGTGGCGTTACTGGACGCATTGGTGGGTGTCTCTGTGGAGAAATTGTCAAACTGCAACAGCGAGGAGAACCAGCACTCCGTGACATTTGGCAGCTCTGAGTAATCCTGCTCCATCTTGCTGTCGGCTCCTGGGAGGGGTTGCCAGTCCTCAACGTGCTCCTGGTGGAGATTTTGTTTTTAAAGCTTTTGGGCTTTATGGGATCTGAAGGCACAAGAAAAAAAGCAAGAAAAGCATCAGAAACATAGAAattgacggcagataagaaccgGCCCTCCCAGTCAGCGGCTCAGTcgttttgactgagccacctgtgctggagcagggatatccttaagacctgacctgttggggttcccggaGGACAGGAGTTGGGAAACACGGCTTTACTGTATTAGCCCTACTACCTCTGGCAGGCTTTTCCATAAATCTACCACCTCCTCACCCGAGTAcatcctcacatttcccctgcgcctcccaccctccagcttcagagaatgacctcttgttctagctcttctctctctctgaaatgTACTTCCATACTGCACCCttttatatataaacaaataaaaggAAAGAGCAGTGAAATCAGCGCTAATGCTGTTGATATAAAACAGTGACAATATAAGtaacagaagttaatataataaactttaaacttaAAGTAGGGGCTGCCTAGGCAAAATATGGTTAACACAGACCAATAGAAACAAGGCGCCGGTTCTTTGTATTTACCCTTTTATATATGTGACCATCActccccctctgccttctctcctccGAGGTGACTCTGTACACGTCGAGGTCCTTTTTGTAATCATCTCTGGCGAATGAAAGCAGCAGTTCCTGGCCAAGTGCATTTGAGCCCTTTATAAGCCTCcctttccttaaccccttcactgccagaactACATGCAACAGGTTAAACTAGCTCCACCACGCCGACCCATGCTTGGTTTGCCATGTTCACATTGTGTGTTGCCCTCACCTCTAGCGCTCTACTCTAAAGCTGGAGAAGTCTGGAGAGTCTTATTTCCCATAGTAGTTTTGGGCAGGGTCTTCAGAGGGGCATTAAGAGTGTCTGACCGTGGGCATCATCTGTCGAGCATTTTCATTCTAGCAGTATCTGTTGAACTTGAGCTGTCATACTTAACACAGCTGTACATTACAGCATGCTTATTTTTCTGAAGGTTTGGAGTAATGAATGCAGCTGTACTAGGTGTTTAGTTGTTTTCACAAAACTCTTGGCTGTGGAGGAACCTACAGACCGTGACCAATGCAATAACATTTCCAGTGactatatacaaatgtattcggggacaatacaaggagctttcaaaagaactgttcatcccaagggcagtactaaggactcggggccatcccttaaggttggaggaaaggagatgtcaccagcaacaaaggaaagggttctttacagtaagggcagttacaatgtggaattcattac
This region of Ascaphus truei isolate aAscTru1 chromosome 22, aAscTru1.hap1, whole genome shotgun sequence genomic DNA includes:
- the SSTR2 gene encoding somatostatin receptor type 2; this translates as MEQDYSELPNVTECWFSSLLQFDNFSTETPTNASSNATSAYYDMTSNAILTFIYFVVCVVGLCGNTLVIYVILRYAKMKTITNIYILNLAIADELFMLGLPFLAMQVALVHWPFGKVICRIIMTVDGINQFTSIFCLTVMSIDRYLAVVQPIRSAKWRRPRTAKMVNVAVWTISLLVIMPIMTYAGVQSHYGRSSCTIIWPGNSGAWYTGFIIYAFILGFLVPLSIICLCYLFIIIKVKSSGIRVCSSKRKRSEKKVTRMVSIVVAVFIFCWLPFYIFNVSSVSLLIVPTPGLKAMWDFVVVLSYANSCANPILYAFLSDNFKKSFQNVLCLSRVSGMDEADRSDSKQDKSRFNETTETQRTLLNGDLQTSI